In Arvicanthis niloticus isolate mArvNil1 chromosome 27, mArvNil1.pat.X, whole genome shotgun sequence, a genomic segment contains:
- the Naa11 gene encoding N-alpha-acetyltransferase 11, giving the protein MNIRNARPDDLMNMQHCNLLCLPENYQMKYYFYHGLSWPQLSYIAEDEDGKIVGYVLAKMEEDPDDVAHGHITSLAVKRSHRRLGLAQKLMDQASRAMIENFGAKYVSLHVRKSNRAALHLYSNTLNFQVSEVEPKYYADGEDAYAMKRDLSQMADELRRQLALKKSRSVVLGSEENQETQGSTLPDAEKACQPENPTGKDTGSHSTDVQDSSEDLDSTS; this is encoded by the coding sequence ATGAACATCCGCAATGCCCGGCCGGACGACCTGATGAACATGCAGCACTGCAACCTGCTCTGCCTGCCGGAGAACTACCAGATGAAGTACTACTTCTACCATGGCCTGTCATGGCCCCAGCTCTCCTACATCGCTGAGGACGAGGACGGCAAGATAGTGGGCTATGTCCTGGCCAAGATGGAGGAAGACCCCGATGATGTCGCCCATGGACACATCACCTCGCTGGCCGTGAAGCGCTCGCACCGGCGCCTCGGCCTGGCCCAGAAGCTGATGGACCAGGCCTCACGGGCCATGATCGAGAACTTCGGTGCCAAATACGTGTCCCTGCACGTCAGGAAGAGCAACAGGGCTGCCCTGCACCTGTATTCTAACACCCTCAACTTCCAGGTTAGTGAGGTGGAACCCAAGTACTATGCCGATGGGGAAGATGCTTACGCCATGAAGCGAGATCTCTCTCAGATGGCAGATGAGCTGAGGAGGCAGCTGGCGCTGAAGAAGAGCAGATCCGTGGTTCTGGGCTCCGAGGAGAACCAGGAGACCCAGGGCAGCACACTTCCTGATGCTGAAAAGGCCTGTCAGCCCGAGAACCCCACAGGCAAAGACACTGGCAGCCACAGCACTGATGTCCAGGACAGTTCTGAGGACTTGGATTCCACCTCCTAG